ATTGTTGCTAATGCGTTCATGCTTTCCTCAGATTCTGATATGCTGAAAAGTTTGCCAAAGTTGAGTCGCCAGGAACTTAAAGTAGCGCGTGAGGATTTTAGCACCATAATTGGCTCAACTCCGGAGATTGTAGTCTACAAAGGAACAATGAAGGATGGACCTGAGGTTTTTGTCATATCATTATGTGCCTTTGAAGGTCATTGGACTAGCGAGCATGAGCTCTTTTACCAAAACAATGTAGTTCGTTTGTCTAAAATTGTGACTCAGAAACACCTTTTAActcaaataataaataaataaaatgggaTGAACATTGTAGGTTATGATCTGGCAAGGTTGAGTCATGAGAACATAGCAAAGTTTCTGGGCTATTGCAGAGAGAGTGACCCATTCTCGAGGATGTTACTCTTTGAGTACGCATCAAATGGGACCCTGTACGAGCACCTACACCGTAAGTCTATCTCTTCAATTTCGTTACGACAGAAATATTTTGCATATTCTGTGCATTGTAATTTGATCTCATTTGTTTTCTTCCTTTAGATGGAGAAGAGGCCCAATTCTCTTTGCTCAAACGAATGAAAATAGCCATCAGCATCGCCCAAGGTTTAAGGTATCTGCACACCGAGTCGCAGCCGCCTTTCGCTATATCAGAGCTGAACTCCAATTCAGTATACGTTATAGAAGATTCTACCCCCAAGGTACTTGCATGGCTTTTCTGTACAAACTGAACTTTGAAATCCACTTCAGACAATTGTTCATGACTTGACAGAAATCATTCTTATGAGCAGGCTGACGACGTCGTCTACTGAAGCCCCACCGGCGACGCGACGGGAGAGCTCCGGCCTGTACGTGGGTGTGGGAAGACAGATCCGCATCGCCAGCCTACACAAGGCCATGTCAACGCCTCGACGCAGGGTTCATCATCCGTCTTCGTCGGGTAAGCAAAGCGATCCACCTTTCCTCTTTCTCATCAGATCCATTTTATTGTGATATTGCATTTAAGTCAACCAATTTTTATGATTCTTTCGGTGTTAAAGAAAATGGATTTTTACCTGAATAAATTTCGTGTATAGATATGTAGAGGATGAACTCAACAAGCGGATCTTTCAAGGTTAATTAGCTTTGCACATTTTATTAAATAGATGCAGTGGCATAGCACCTTCAATATCATGCTTGCACTCACATGTTTTCCAACAGCACCATGAATGCTGCCCAGAATTGCCATGCCTTCCGCTTTCGCTATAAGTTCCTATGCTGCTCCCTGCCCCCTCCTCCTGTCACGTGTGTTGTTTCCCTTGTCATCAGTGAGCTCTAGAAAACACAACTGCAAGGTACAGAATAGTTGCCACTTAGTTAGCATTTTAGTTAATAGTGTAGACATGTTAGTAACACTATAATGTTGGACAATAAATGAATTCGACAACATCCGAACGAACTTATCTTGCTTCCAAGAATAGTAAAATCATCTTTAATAATTTCCCTGATTTTGCTTATATTCATGTTTCTTAACATGTTTAGAATGTTGTTTTCTCCAAAATGCAGCGTTTACCTTCCATTTGGAGCATAGGATGCATTTTTCATCATTTGCTGATTGAAAAAACCATTTTTCTGATAAAACGCAATCCATCAGTTAAGACTTAATTAATTGCCTTCTAGACACACCTTCAAATATATAAAAGTTCTCTGATAAGGTAGTCGTGCGAAGACTGTATTTTTGGTTTACATTGTTAATGTTTTCAGTGACCACAAATTTGACTTTCTTTTTTGCTTCTTTTCAGCTTTCAGGTTCTAAATGAGAAGGTAAGGATGTACTTGAGCTGCATGAGAAGACCCAGTTCCATTATCTCAGAAGCCAGAAGTTTCCCATTTAATATCTTTGGTTCTAAAATTTGTTTAAGAAAATGGCCATTTTGCTATTAGCACCACGATTATGTGTCAATTGTAGATTCTTAATTGTTTAGAATTATTTTATATGTTTGATTCCTTCGGTTCATATTTATTCAAcaacaaaatattttcaagatTGGTCCGTTTGAGGATCAAACTTCGAACATGTGAATTGATGTGGCATCAAGCTAAGTCCGTTGATACATTGCTATCCTTTTTTGCTTTGCACAATTAATCTTGTCACTAGAGATGTATGTAAATCCTCTAGCTTTGCTTATTTTATCTTTTTATTTCAGCTTATAGAATATCGTGCCATGCGTTCACAAATTACATGGTCGTGTGGGTGAattgtttctcccgttgcaacgcacgggcattgtttcCTAGTTTAAACTTATATCTACCCTACTAATAAACCACGCACGGCTTCTGGTCGTACATCGCTGGTGTTTTTTCTAAAAACCCCCTCTATTTctttgaaatcaacccgcagtccctgtTTAAGTGGCACTCTAGAAAAACGATTCATTTTTACATAAAACCCCCTGTTATTTGGACTATTCAACGTGCGCCAAAGCAGTTTtgtaaagaaaaaaataaaacacaaCCACGCACAGAGCACAGGGGCTCGCCTACTCTCCCTCTCGCCCATGaagtcatcgccgccgccgccgccgcccatgccgGCTGCTTCTGGCGCCTCCGGCGCAGCGCGGCACGCCCCAAGCTGCCCACGGtcggcgcctccctcccctccatcCAGACTCTCTGCTCCCGGCCTCTACAGCCCGCTCGCAACCACAcacccatggctagggtttcgggcatgGCTTCGCCGGCGCGTCTCAGGTGGTCCCAGGTTCGTCCTTCCTTCCTTCTTGGCCGAGATCGCCTTCTCTTCAAATCCTCTGCTGGAGATGCAGTTGGGGCACGCCATGGGAGTTCCCCATCCACCACGGTCACCGCCGTCAAGGGATTCTTCAAGGAGATGTCAAGGACGCCATGGACATGCAGCTCCTCAAGGTTTTATCCCTCCTTTCCTCTGATATCAAGTTCTAACAGTACATTAATCCAAGCAACTGTTTTCAGATCAATTAAGGAATCAATCTCATGATGGTTGATGCTTGATGCAGCGGAGGATTGGGCCTCGCATTATTTTTTCCAGAATTGGGTGTGGGTACTCTGAGTGAGCTAAATCTGTGCATCAAAATTGTAGTCTGTAGCTTTATGTGTTACGTCTTAAGATTGAACTTGAAGATTGCTTTTGGGAGTAGTTTTAGTTGGTAGATGTTTCAGGCTCCAAATACGCACACATTATGTGCTTAGTGTGTGGCATAAACATGATCAGTTTTATGCTTAGAAACCAAATCACTGTCCACCCATTTTATTTCTTCATGAGTATTTTGTGTTGAAATCAGATCACCGTTCACCTGTTCTCGTACTGTTGTCTTTTACTTATTTTGCCGGTTCTCAATAAAATGCTCAGTTCAGGATGTGATTTTCAGTTTTAGGGATTTGATACTTTTGGCACTGAGCAAAAAAAAAATTCCTCTGAGCGTGTACCTTCAAATGCAAAGTTCTGACAATGATTTCGCATGCAACCACACCGCCGTCGGTCGCTCTGCCTACCGAgtgccaccccgccgcctcccccactccccccacctGGGACCTCACCGCCCGCTCTATCTAATATATTTTCCAGTTTTCTTGCAGTCGCCAATACAAATGTCCGCTTGAGTGTCAAAAAGCAGCAGTCATAATGAAAAAAGAGTATGGGTTCGTTGCTACATTGTAGTAGTTATGTACATCTCAAATTTTCAGCCCAGGATTTTTATTTTTACTAATGTGAGTATTTCTTAGTCACTCTTCATCTTCCAGCTTTGACTGAAAATAACTCTCCTGAAAACTGTTGGCAATACTCACAATGTGGTCTACAAAGAAACATTTGATGATCTTGCTTGATAACGTACCGGCGGgcagaaaatatatcatgttagtACCATTCGTAAGCAAACATGTACCTTATTTCTGCTTAAATGTTCTCTGTTTCTTATTTCATAAGTGTTTTGCATTCCCTATAGAAGCTGACCGGCCAAATTTATGTTTACTACACTAGCATAGTCTCTCAAGTACTGCACTCCTGCAGGCCACCCAACCCATATTTAAAATCGGGTACTTTTAGTTCTGACTGCAGTCATATAGATATTCATGTATAAAATTGTTTGCCTTTTGTTCTGGTTAAATCCAGTGATGGTGCTCTAGGTGATCATGCTTCTTAGCCGCTATTAGTGGGCGAAGGCGCAACGTGTACAAGTATATCTTTCCACATAGAAAATAATTCATCTACACAAGCCTTCAGAACAGGGTAGATTTCCTAGAAGGCGACACCCAATAGGTCATTTTTGTACCCAGGTTTCCTTGCAAGCTTAGAATTATCAAATTCTACTACAGTTTATATTTGATGCATGAAATTGACCTCTTAGCAATCACCGGTTCAACAATCTTTTTATTATATGCAACCATCACAGGTCCTGATTTTTTTAATTAAATATTCctaatgttgaacattttttgttACGAATTCAGTTCATTATTCAGGATCGCAAGAGTCCAATTCTTATGTGGTTCAGGAAGCACCAATTATAATACGAGTTAGACGGCTATACAACTCAACTTATCTACTGAAACAAGATGCTTAGCGGATCAACAAGATGCTTACAgatatagaacaacaggagggtGAAGTGTGGGTATAACATGGCAAATGATAGACCCGGTGAAGAAGGAATGACAGTTGTGCGGAGGGTTAAGGGGTGTGGTTACAACGTGAACATAAGAGAAAGACCCGGTAAAGAAGGATTGAACGTTGTGTGGGCTTTCCATGTATGAATACTACTGGCAGTGTTACAGTGTGCTGATATGTGCTTTGTAAATAGCAGGCCAAGTGGTCCATTAGAAAAGGGCTGGATAGATTATCAAACAATGAGGGAAACGAGGAAGAGCTCGGGATGACGGCGTAATGATTAGCTGTCTTCAAGTAGAAGATCCGGACAACCATAAGGGCGTGCGATTTTTTTTCCGATGCAATGCATGGGCGCCACGACCGACCTCAACCTTCGGATTTTACAGTACTGTAGTATTCATAGAAGTCTACTTTTTTGTTGTATTCGTAGTAAATTATAGTTAATTGATGACTAACCTGATGAAGGATTTACTGTCCTATAGCTTCTATAATTTACCGCACTATAATTTTTTTGATTGTTTGAATGTACAGTGACCTTATGTTTGAATTTACACTACCCTGTTTGAAGTTTTACAATCCTATAACTTCTGTAATTTATAGTAGTAGCTTAAAGGTTGTGATTTTTGTATTTCACAGTGATAGATTTTACACTATACTGTTACCTGAATTTACAGTGCTACATTTTTTACTAGAAGAACTATTTGAAGGAGATTGTGAGAGTACTGACTTACAGTTTGTCTTCTTGGTGTGACTGTAGTTTCCTGATTGTGTAGCTATTCTGTCCCCTTCTTCCTCCATCCTCTTTCTTGTTCTTATCTGATCATAAAGCACACATTGTTACTGGTTGTTTCTCCTTATTTTTACTGAAGTTCCAGTATCTTTGTTGTGATCTGGTTGTTACTGTCTGGAATTTTAGTAAAATGAACACTGTAAAATTCATCAAAGCTGAATGTGTGATACACTTTAAAAGTTACTCTTTATTCGTAGTGAGATGACTGTAAATTTCAACTGAAGCCACTGTTTTTAAAGCTTCATGACGATGAAATGTTTAGTATGTGATTAGTTCATCTTGTGTTGATCATTGTACAGCAGGTTGATGATGACTTTACGGCAGCCTAATTATAAATTTATACTATGTTTGTGTTCAGGAGTTTCTTCCACAAGTATCAACTTCAGATCCTTGAGAATGCCATGTGAATTTCAGGTTTTCTTCCAATAGTATTGTGAAGAAAAAAAAACTGTCAATAACCTGGAGAAGGTCGTGAGAGTACTGACCTGGCAGTGTTGCTTTCTGGGCCCTTTCATTGCTTGCTCATGGATCATAGAGCGCATAGGTCATACATACACGTGCCATGTTTGTAGTGCCTGAAAATTGGTTGAATGCCCCATTATTTTCAGTCAAGATTTTTTTTTCAGTTGGTGTCAGATTTTTACTGGTTGGTATATTTGATTGAAGGCCAATTCAATTTCAGTCGATTGTAATATAGACACTCCCTTTTTTTTAAAACCAAAGTGTTCTCTATGGGGAAGCCTATACGGCGCTACCGCGCGCACTACCCCTCGTGCGCTGGGCGTTCTCAAGTGCAAgcccattttttgttttttattcctattttctttttctttcttttttcctttcattttattttctgttttccttttttctttcttcttttctcatcTTTACTTTTTCACTTCTTTGTGAAATTTCTTTTCAAATTCACGAAGATTTTTTTgttcatcgaatttcaaaaaatgttcatcgatgTAAAAAAAAGGGTTCATCGAATTCAATTTTTTCAtcggatttaaaaaatgttcattaaaatTTGTTCACCGACCTAAAAAAATATTCATTAAATTAAAATTGTGTTCATCATTTTCGAAAAAAGTTCAACAAATTCATTTTTTACCAAATTAAAAGTTGTTATTCAAGTTTAAAAACGTTCATCATTATTAAAGAATGCTTATAAatttttccaaaaaataaaaaagttaTTCATGAAAATAAAAATTGTTCATATTTTTTGAAATCATGGACGTTTTCTGAATTCAAGAACTGTTTTTGAGAAGTCAAAACGAACAATGTTTTTTTCCAATAGAACCTTTTTGTAATCACAAATTATTTTaacataaaataaaacaaaaagcagaaaataaaaatgaaaagtaCAACAAACTTATATATCTAAAAATACCCAACACAGTAAAAATCGTTTTATAATAAGCACACAGTTATATATTTTCGTACTTTTTAAAAACTCGTCAAAATTCCAAATGTTGTTACATTTAAAAAATGCATTTAGAAATGTTGAGAAAAATGTTATTCTTTTAATAAATAATttcgttttattaaaaaaatcatgttttacgaaaagaaaagaaaaagatttaGAGACTATTGC
The window above is part of the Triticum aestivum cultivar Chinese Spring chromosome 2A, IWGSC CS RefSeq v2.1, whole genome shotgun sequence genome. Proteins encoded here:
- the LOC123185335 gene encoding probable LRR receptor-like serine/threonine-protein kinase At1g63430, producing the protein MKDGPEVFVISLCAFEGYDLARLSHENIAKFLGYCRESDPFSRMLLFEYASNGTLYEHLHHGEEAQFSLLKRMKIAISIAQGLRYLHTESQPPFAISELNSNSVYVIEDSTPKADDVVY